In the genome of Amaranthus tricolor cultivar Red isolate AtriRed21 chromosome 15, ASM2621246v1, whole genome shotgun sequence, one region contains:
- the LOC130800696 gene encoding rhodanese-like domain-containing protein 7, with product MALECRMLNSSMQMQSTRTATIAAAALLPLNPLKYSFLSTPIFSYSNPKSSIFSSSNPSTLQLQLAAMKPTSHFSQNPSPFVYLPSAATSTFFSTAYSLNSEFADCNSAEPASQLVVVSFYKFADLPDHADFRNPIKLLCQELRVSGGIILAPEGINGSICGTREAVERVLEFIQSDDRLKGLRQIESPVNPEDEEIHHGHTSKSPVGAGEDAPFRWDHVRVKLKNEIVSLGMPNVSPTEKVGTYVSPEEWNILISDPNTVVIDVRNTYEIRIGKFKGAVDPRTTAFREFPSWVENSLELAGSDSLPSQEVQENKRSGSEEDPEACKSPPRVAMYCTGGIRCEKASSYLLSKGFKEVYHLKGGILKYLEEVPKSKSLWEGECFVFDKRVSVDHGLAQGTYKLCYGCKQPISDADMESAEYECGVCCPYCFSKKSEEEKERARARQRQFEAWGVIGGPDKGRRPTQSTTNDSHNNSSQLSESA from the exons atggcGTTAGAATGTAGAATGTTGAATTCATCAATGCAAATGCAATCCACTCGAACAGCAACAATAGCAGCAGCAGCTTTGCTGCCTTTGAATCCTCTTAAATACTCATTTCTATCAACCCcaattttttcttattcaaaTCCCAAATCTTCCATTTTTTCTTCTTCCAATCCTTCTACTCTACAACTGCAACTGGCCGCCATGAAACCCACTTCACATTTCTCCCAAAATCCCTCTCCTTTCGTCTATCTCCCCTCTGCCGCAACATCCACATTCTTTTCTACTGCTTATTCCCTTAACTCGGAATTCGCTGATTGTAACTCGGCTGAACCCGCCTCCCAACTCGTTGTTGTCTCCTTTTACAAGTTCGCTGATTTACCTGACCATGCCGATTTTCGTAACCCTATCAAGCTTCTTTGCCAGGAATTG CGTGTTTCAGGTGGTATTATTCTTGCACCCGAAGGAATAAATGGGAGCATATGTGGTACCCGTGAAGCAGTGGAGCGTGTCCTGGAATTTATTCAATCTGATGATCGTCTGAAGGGTTTAAGGCAGATAGAGTCTCCTGTAAATCCGGAAGATGAAGAGATACACCATGGACATACCAGCAAATCTCCTGTTGGAGCTGGAGAAGATGCACCCTTCCGTTGGGATCATGTTAGGGTCAAGCTCAAGAACGAG ATAGTCTCTCTTGGAATGCCTAACGTTTCTCCTACTGAGAAAGTTGGAACTTACGTAAGTCCTGAAGAGTGGAATATATTGATCAGTGACCCAAACACG GTGGTAATAGACGTGCGCAATACCTATGAAATTAGAATTGGAAAATTCAAAGGAGCTGTTGATCCGCGTACAACTGCATTCAGGGAGTTCCCTTCTTGGGTAGAAAATAGTTTGGAACTGGCAGGTTCAGACAGCCTGCCATCCCAGGAGGTTCAGGAAAACAAAAGAAGCGGAAGTGAGGAGGATCCAGAAGCATGTAAATCACCACCTCGGGTTGCCATGTACTGCACTGGTGGAATACGGTGTGAGAAAGCTTCGAGCTATCTCTTAAGCAAAGGCTTTAAAGAG GTCTATCATTTGAAAGGGGGCATTTTAAAGTATTTAGAGGAAGTTCCCAAATCTAAAAGTCTTTGGGAGGGAGAATGTTTTGTATTCGACAAGCGGGTCTCTGTCGATCATGGGTTAGCTCAGGGAACTTACAAATTGTGTTACGGCTGTAAGCAGCCGATAAGTGATGCTGACATGGAGTCTGCTGAATACGAGTGTGGGGTTTGTTGTCCTTATTGTTTCTCAAAAAAATCtgaggaagaaaaagaaagagcaCGGGCTCGACAAAGACAATTTGAGGCTTGGGGAGTAATCGGTGGACCAGACAAGGGCCGTCGACCAACACAAAGTACAACAAATGATTCACACAATAATAGTTCTCAGCTCTCAGAATCAGCCTAG
- the LOC130801054 gene encoding uncharacterized protein LOC130801054, with translation MNLLNAVPIEKRTTIRAMTSALGIGHSQVYRMMKSGIIRAHTNSIKPKLSHDHKMRRINFILSQIIPPTVDNIPKFGLMYNVVHIDEKWFYMSRATQRYYLFPWEEEEPYRCVLNKNFIGKVMFIAAVARPHINSTGEVLWDGKIGIFPFTETYYAVRRSENRPAGTATLRAITRVTRDILRDKLITEVLPAIRSKWPANGVKDIWIQQDNAKPHILINDHAFNEEAKKDGFNIRLVCQPASSPDMNILDLGLFSALQSIQFKSFPKDLNDLIKAVNDAYDTFEPKLLNYTWIQYQLCMIEVLKAKGGNNYKNPHIGKQRLDRLGLLPRQLEIPQELIDAARQFLSHGIINLNDLP, from the coding sequence ATGAATTTGCTGAATGCTGTTCCGATTGAAAAGAGGACCACAATTAGAGCAATGACCTCTGCATTAGGCATTGGTCATTCACAAGTTTATAGAATGATGAAATCCGGTATTATTAGAGCACATACGAATTCTATTAAACCAAAACTTTCTCATGACCACAAAATGAGAAGAATCAACTTCattttatcccaaataataccaCCCACTGTAGACAACATACCAAAATTTGGACTTATGTATAATGTTGtgcacatagatgaaaaatggTTCTACATGAGTAGGGCAACACAAAGGTATTATTTATTTCCTTGGGAAGAGGAGGAACCATATAGATGTGTgctaaataaaaatttcataggcaaagtgatgtttatagcaGCTGTTGCAAGACCTCACATTAATTCTACAGGTGAAGTGTTGTGGGATGGGAAAATAGGAATTTTTCCGTTTACAGAAACTTATTATGCAGTGAGGAGGTCAGAAAACAGACCAGCGGGTACAGCAACATTACGAGCAATAACAAGAGTTACACGCGACATTCTACGAGACAAACTAATCACTGAAGTGCTACCAGCAATAAGATCAAAATGGCCAGCAAATGGGGTGAAAGATATATGGATTCAACAAGATAACGCCAAGccacatattttaataaatgatcATGCATTCAATGAAGAAGCAAAGAAAGATGGATTTAACATAAGACTTGTTTGTCAACCAGCCTCTAGTCCAGATATGAACATCTTGGACTTGGGATTGTTTAGTGCTCTGcaatcaattcaattcaagtCATTTCCCAAAGACCTCAATGATTTGATAAAGGCGGTGAATGATGCGTATGACACTTTTGAACCAAAGCTTTTAAACTACACTTGGATACAATATCAACTATGCATGATAGAGGTACTAAAAGCTAAAGGCGGTAATAACTATAAGAATCCACACATTGGAAAACAGAGACTGGACAGGCTGGGTCTGCTGCCCAGGCAATTAGAAATTCCACAAGAACTAATTGATGCAGCACGCCAATTTTTATCTCATGGTATAATTAATCTCAATGATCTTCCGTaa